The proteins below come from a single Streptomyces sp. SCSIO 75703 genomic window:
- a CDS encoding UDP-N-acetylmuramoyl-L-alanyl-D-glutamate--2,6-diaminopimelate ligase has translation MTYSGPPRPARTTATPLAELAGQLGVTAPRSTAGITGITHDSRAVRPGDLYAALPGARAHGADFVTQAAGLGAAAVLTDAAGAERAAAAGLPALVVEDPRARMGELAATIYGHPGRDLLQIGITGTSGKTTTAYLVEGGLRTTMATGLIGTVEMRIGDERIPSERTTPEATDLQALFGVMRERGTEAVAMEVSSHALVLGRVDGCVFDVAVFTNLSPEHMDFHSGMEDYHQAKAQLFTPARSRLGVVNVDDEHGRRIAREATVPVVTYSAEGHPDADWRAEDVTVGPLDSTFTAIGPKDERIAATSPLAGPFNVANTLAALVALAAAGLDPQTAADGIAAVPGVPGRLERVDAGQPYLAVVDYAHKTDAVESVLRALRKVTEGRLHVVLGCGGDRDGSKRGPMGAAAARLADTAVLTSDNPRSEDPLAILATMLEGAASVPSHERGEVQVFEDRAAAVAAAVARAEPGDTVLVAGKGHEQGQDIAGVVRPFDDRQVLREAIQKTQG, from the coding sequence GTGACCTATTCGGGACCGCCCCGGCCGGCGCGGACCACCGCGACACCCCTCGCGGAACTCGCCGGTCAACTGGGTGTCACCGCACCGCGCAGCACCGCCGGGATCACCGGGATCACCCACGACTCGCGCGCCGTCCGCCCGGGTGACCTGTACGCCGCGCTGCCCGGGGCCCGCGCCCACGGAGCCGACTTCGTCACCCAGGCCGCGGGCCTCGGCGCCGCCGCCGTGCTGACCGACGCGGCCGGCGCCGAACGCGCCGCCGCGGCCGGACTGCCGGCCCTGGTCGTCGAGGACCCCCGCGCCCGGATGGGTGAACTGGCGGCCACCATCTACGGCCACCCCGGGCGCGACCTCCTCCAGATCGGCATCACCGGCACCTCCGGGAAGACCACCACGGCCTACCTCGTCGAGGGCGGGCTGCGCACCACCATGGCGACCGGGCTCATCGGCACGGTCGAGATGCGCATCGGCGACGAGCGCATCCCCTCCGAGCGCACCACCCCCGAGGCCACCGACCTCCAGGCGCTCTTCGGCGTCATGCGCGAACGCGGCACCGAGGCGGTCGCCATGGAGGTCTCCAGCCACGCCCTGGTGCTCGGCCGCGTCGACGGCTGCGTCTTCGACGTCGCCGTCTTCACCAACCTCAGCCCGGAGCACATGGACTTCCACTCCGGGATGGAGGACTACCACCAGGCCAAGGCGCAGCTCTTCACACCCGCCCGCAGCCGCCTCGGCGTGGTCAACGTCGACGACGAGCACGGCCGCCGCATCGCCCGCGAGGCCACCGTCCCGGTCGTCACCTACTCCGCGGAAGGCCACCCCGACGCCGACTGGCGGGCCGAGGACGTCACCGTCGGCCCGCTCGACTCGACCTTCACCGCCATCGGGCCGAAGGACGAGCGGATCGCGGCCACCTCGCCGCTGGCCGGCCCGTTCAACGTGGCCAACACCCTCGCCGCCCTCGTCGCCCTCGCCGCCGCCGGGCTCGACCCGCAGACCGCCGCCGACGGCATCGCCGCCGTGCCGGGCGTGCCGGGCCGGCTGGAGCGGGTGGACGCCGGACAGCCCTACCTCGCGGTGGTCGACTACGCCCACAAGACCGACGCGGTCGAGTCGGTGCTGCGCGCCCTGCGCAAGGTCACCGAGGGCCGGCTGCACGTCGTCCTCGGCTGCGGCGGCGACCGCGACGGCAGCAAACGCGGCCCGATGGGCGCCGCCGCCGCCCGGCTCGCCGACACCGCCGTGCTGACCTCGGACAACCCCCGCTCCGAGGACCCCCTCGCCATCCTCGCCACGATGCTGGAGGGCGCCGCGTCCGTGCCGTCGCACGAACGGGGCGAGGTCCAGGTCTTCGAGGACCGGGCCGCCGCCGTCGCCGCCGCCGTCGCGCGGGCCGAGCCTGGCGACACCGTACTGGTCGCGGGCAAGGGCCACGAGCAGGGCCAGGACATCGCCGGAGTGGTCCGTCCCTTCGACGACCGCCAGGTGCTTCGCGAAGCTATCCAGAAGACCCAGGGATGA
- the murF gene encoding UDP-N-acetylmuramoyl-tripeptide--D-alanyl-D-alanine ligase has protein sequence MIALSLAEIAEVVGGQTHDIPDASVRVTGPVVRDSREAGPGCLFVAFVGERVDGHDFASAVVGAGAAAVLGSRPVGVPAIVVDDVQAALGALARHVVRRLGATLVALTGSAGKTSTKDLIAQVLRSKAPTVFTPGSLNNEIGLPLTALTATEETRFLVLEMGARGIGHIRYLAGLTPPSVGLVLNVGSAHIGEFGGREQIAEAKGELVEALPEDGVAVLNADDPLVRAMASRTKAKVILFGESGEADVRAENVRLTDSGQPSFRLHTPSGARDVTMRLYGEHHVSNALAAAAVAHELGMSADEIATALSEAGSLSRWRMEVTERPDGVTVVNDAYNANPESMRAALRALAAMGKGRRTWAVLGQMAELGDEALAEHDAVGRLAVRLNVSKLVAVGGREAAWLQLGAYNEGSWGEESVHVSDAQAAVDLLRSELRPGDVVLVKASRSVGLESVAAALLDAGAEGEVAAR, from the coding sequence GTGATCGCCCTCTCCCTCGCCGAGATCGCAGAAGTCGTCGGCGGGCAGACGCACGACATACCGGACGCGTCCGTCCGGGTCACCGGGCCGGTCGTCCGGGACTCCCGGGAGGCCGGGCCCGGTTGCCTCTTCGTCGCCTTCGTCGGCGAGCGCGTCGACGGCCACGACTTCGCGTCGGCGGTCGTCGGGGCGGGAGCGGCGGCCGTGCTCGGCTCCCGGCCCGTCGGCGTGCCCGCGATCGTCGTCGACGACGTGCAGGCCGCCCTCGGCGCCCTCGCCCGGCACGTGGTCCGCCGGCTCGGCGCCACCCTCGTCGCGCTCACCGGGTCGGCCGGCAAGACCAGCACCAAGGACCTCATCGCCCAGGTGCTGCGGAGCAAGGCGCCGACGGTGTTCACGCCGGGCTCGCTCAACAACGAGATCGGGCTGCCGCTGACCGCCCTCACCGCCACCGAGGAGACCCGCTTCCTCGTGCTGGAGATGGGCGCGCGGGGCATCGGCCACATCCGCTACCTGGCCGGACTGACCCCGCCCTCCGTCGGCCTCGTCCTCAACGTCGGCAGCGCCCACATCGGCGAGTTCGGCGGCCGGGAGCAGATCGCCGAGGCCAAGGGCGAGCTGGTGGAGGCGCTGCCCGAGGACGGCGTGGCCGTCCTCAACGCGGACGACCCCCTCGTACGGGCCATGGCCTCCCGTACGAAGGCGAAGGTGATCCTTTTCGGAGAGTCCGGCGAAGCGGACGTTCGCGCCGAGAACGTGAGACTCACGGACAGCGGACAGCCTTCCTTCCGGCTTCACACACCCTCCGGTGCACGTGATGTGACCATGCGCCTGTACGGTGAGCACCACGTGTCGAACGCGCTCGCCGCGGCCGCCGTCGCCCACGAGTTGGGCATGTCCGCAGACGAGATCGCCACCGCGCTCTCCGAGGCGGGCTCCCTCTCCCGCTGGCGGATGGAGGTCACCGAGCGCCCGGACGGCGTGACCGTCGTCAACGACGCCTACAACGCGAACCCCGAGTCCATGCGTGCCGCGCTGCGCGCGCTGGCGGCCATGGGCAAGGGACGTCGCACGTGGGCGGTGCTCGGCCAGATGGCCGAGCTCGGGGACGAGGCGCTCGCCGAGCACGACGCGGTCGGACGGCTCGCCGTCCGGCTCAACGTCAGCAAGCTCGTCGCGGTCGGGGGCAGGGAAGCCGCCTGGCTGCAACTGGGCGCATACAACGAGGGTTCATGGGGTGAGGAGTCGGTGCACGTGTCCGACGCACAGGCGGCGGTCGACCTGTTGCGCAGCGAGTTGCGCCCGGGGGACGTCGTGCTCGTGAAGGCGTCCCGATCGGTGGGACTGGAGAGCGTCGCCGCGGCGCTGCTCGATGCCGGCGCCGAGGGTGAGGTCGCCGCCCGATGA
- the mraY gene encoding phospho-N-acetylmuramoyl-pentapeptide-transferase produces MKQILFAGVIGLFLTLVGTPLLIKLLARKGYGQYIRDDGPREHASKRGTPTMGGIAFILATIAAYFLAKVITGYVDENADATPTFSGLLVLGLMAGMGLVGFLDDYIKIVKRRSLGLRAKAKMAGQLIVGIAFAVLALQFADNRGNTPASTKLSFITDFGWTIGPVLFVVWALFMILAMSNGVNLTDGLDGLATGASVLVFGAYTFIGVWQYQESCANAQTLTNPNACFEVRDPLDLAVVASALMGACLGFLWWNTSPAKIFMGDTGSLALGGVLAGLAICSRTELLVAILGGLFVLITMSVVIQVGSFRLTGKRVFRMAPLQHHFELKGWSEVLVVVRFWIIQGICVIVGLGLFYAGWAADK; encoded by the coding sequence ATGAAGCAGATCCTGTTCGCGGGAGTCATCGGCCTCTTCCTGACGCTGGTCGGCACCCCGCTGCTGATCAAGCTCCTGGCCCGCAAGGGGTACGGCCAGTACATCCGCGACGACGGCCCGCGCGAGCACGCCAGCAAGCGCGGTACGCCGACGATGGGCGGCATCGCCTTCATCCTGGCGACGATCGCCGCGTACTTCCTGGCGAAGGTGATCACGGGGTACGTCGACGAGAACGCCGACGCGACCCCGACCTTCTCGGGCCTGCTGGTGCTCGGTCTGATGGCGGGGATGGGCCTGGTCGGCTTCCTCGACGACTACATCAAGATCGTCAAGCGGCGCTCACTGGGCCTGCGGGCCAAGGCGAAGATGGCCGGCCAGCTCATCGTCGGCATCGCCTTCGCGGTGCTCGCGCTCCAGTTCGCCGACAACCGGGGCAACACCCCGGCGTCCACGAAGCTGTCGTTCATCACCGACTTCGGCTGGACCATCGGACCGGTGCTGTTCGTGGTCTGGGCGCTGTTCATGATCCTCGCGATGTCGAACGGCGTGAACCTGACGGACGGTCTGGACGGCCTGGCCACCGGCGCGTCCGTGCTGGTCTTCGGCGCCTACACCTTCATCGGCGTCTGGCAGTACCAGGAGTCCTGTGCCAACGCGCAGACCCTGACCAACCCCAACGCCTGTTTCGAGGTACGGGACCCGCTCGACCTCGCGGTGGTCGCCTCCGCCCTGATGGGCGCCTGCCTCGGCTTCCTGTGGTGGAACACCTCGCCCGCCAAGATCTTCATGGGCGACACCGGTTCGCTGGCGCTGGGCGGCGTCCTCGCGGGCCTGGCCATCTGCTCGCGCACCGAGCTGCTGGTCGCCATCCTCGGCGGTCTGTTCGTCCTCATCACCATGTCGGTGGTCATCCAGGTCGGCTCCTTCCGCCTCACCGGCAAGCGGGTCTTCCGCATGGCACCGCTCCAGCACCACTTCGAACTCAAAGGCTGGTCCGAGGTCCTGGTCGTGGTCCGTTTCTGGATCATCCAGGGCATCTGCGTGATCGTCGGACTGGGACTCTTCTACGCGGGATGGGCAGCGGACAAGTGA